One part of the Pseudopipra pipra isolate bDixPip1 chromosome 3, bDixPip1.hap1, whole genome shotgun sequence genome encodes these proteins:
- the CASP8AP2 gene encoding CASP8-associated protein 2 isoform X2, protein MAADEDGLGLFDIRYGDNFAPSSTPSRISFNLFDEILIEEGTAKKASYDELQAEYEKCQQQIKELMKKFKEIQAQNVILQNENQALKKNISALIKTARVEINRKDEEISHLHQRLAEFPNHRSIFTRTYLPGSAKPNDSKFRLSDSGDSIKTEHRMKSDCSKDTYHTYSAYNADTGKSGSEKSNTPYLLRYPPEELCNDDTRMCPPSYDHASNKDNRKERKDIKSNEQCSRGNVGKYKREVHQSTGNDGDSEEGNSDLQQKLKTLSEKASKNELQQKSQSIKLKCSPSVERRVERGVSSWEKQTAGKDRFQTRGELYADERLQNALKKDVKTHDKGEKHAGQKNKPNEKLQGHPRRSGRGSSPHSKNEHSKSLHESRKCRLEESRKVKHIDSKRDRGTDDHTSREGRTSPSNSNSREHKYARLKESSSRYEWETAHSKSERHRTEEKRKREREDQDENRHFRNEKKLAKKFCHQSVKDSKKGTNVTKSERNKFCKLEETSTVADNLKDHKVPKTKDNHTGTKNKDLKLSFMEKLNLTLSPNKKQCLSATDGLKTPFRKAADERGTELTLQAQLLHSTHPVGCDPMEQTLQVLDGEAQSNMEPALPVSVSSENEASEDAAADPAQSAMLPAGATDEPISETLPEAEVGQVQPQVLPGAAEVLVPDVVQADTSGAAEACDLVESEVSVTAVAVMGLNHPVSLPLEVTGSVTECENLPGTGVGVMQDDNVPAPEVTQPEPVSESMGALPESAAGKKEEDETWLAADIESSADQCGSQNVVLDESEARSSGDMKSSDVADGISETKLDSLMGVMRDDGNLAAESAKYPTEEKDICKISMSTSQSLDRTMITDRDEPLVEQNACDLETDLADISTATASSLSGEMCPVTKERETNPIPVDDDSSILSIDLNHLRYIPKAISPLNSPVRPLTKPVKMESPCKGLVKTYNKDLIPESTVVICPSKNLSKEVNKENQKPISMSDEHLEVESQLSISSDEIEEGEIVSSDEDEEESKPERGSQNTEKSGPKASSETRNLTSSPQNQNSKTVRCNEDSRKFVSVKVSTKKNGERHKGQTFKVRSSRDIKKNKTVSIACLEKIVHVIVEPSNIQEIMQMLRAVRKQMRKSYMKFKVHFPVQHFHRIIESGIINFTALIRYLNFSKMCTLGDTLKLNICDIIESKLKKVKKNAIVDRLFEQQVSDMKKQLWKFVDEQLDYLFEKIRRIIIKLCDVGNGSEEGKFERAGEQNHKIKNDVQRSRKKSLKASSQKPEEYIISKQIVDYQHHEKNKTGAPKTAFTKCLNSIDNTRNSQTKVHLSKENNVQGTLTPLKAVKYEKEGFQLSRDANKSDLSYELLTEQQASSLTFNLVSDAQMGEIFKSLLQGSDLLEKNGGNINRNECEFRTPEKQFLGSHKCRGNAAELGQEIAPKEACVESKTEQDINWTVVSPVRAPSLASRTHMPVDPDVLDESCMFEVSANAASCKEDECNLQKNKLCVSSILLEDLAVSLTIPSPLKSDAHLSFLKPENNSGSTPEGVVSAHYSEDALLGEEDATEQDIHLALESDNSSSKSSCSSSWTSRPVAPSFQCRPSLPMQAVIMEKSNDHFIVKIRRAMPSASPASDRLASVKEVQASSTKIGKEEIRTGGKEKGSQSATAATVKETVKPDVDQLPHVWAEHEQNHALPQVPKESHNSIGKEETTGLLGPSNTESCDTKSPDKSSEQSEAHKLKVFKNINEMHVRSQASFPAECSMKSYLTLADNIVSGTSCHAVESRADNGTQATSTGNPEVSDKKEELKECFNASIDLTEELSNETVAGKCNLEIKPTSKTGGGCQISIDDKTSKKRKKEAVRDNSNAKRQRKETDSGGEGSDESDVKSEEINSPPQQCSNKKNELQQNKDSSPLVSSPSSPSLYAKNIIKKKGEVVVSWTRNDDREILLECQRKGPSSKTFVSLATRLNKSPNQVSERFKQLMKLFKKSKCK, encoded by the exons ACAATTTTGCTCCAAGTTCTACTCCATCTAGAATCAGCTTCAATTTATTTGATGAGATATTAATTGAAGAAGGGACTGCAAAGAAAGCATCCTACGATGAG TTGCAGGCTGAATATGAAAAATGTCAGCAGCAAATTAAAGAGTTGATgaagaaatttaaagaaatacaggcacag aatGTCATTCTACAGAATGAAAACCAAGCCCtcaaaaagaatatttcagCCCTTATCAAAACAGCAAGAGTGGAAATTAATCGTAAGGATGAAGAAATCAGTCATCTCCATCAAAG GCTAGCAGAATTTCCCAATCATCGAAGTATTTTCACCAGAACATACCTTCCAGGATCAGCTAAACCAAATGATTCCAAATTCAGACTTTCTGATTCAGGTGACAGTATAAAGACGGAACATAGAATGAAAAGTGACTGTTCAAAAGATACATACCACACTTACTCAGCTTATAATGCAGACACTGGGAAGTCTGGCTCTGAAAAAAGTAACACTCCATATTTGCTGAGATACCCTCCTGAAGAGCTCTGCAATGATGATACTCGTATGTGTCCACCGAGCTATGACCATGCCTCCAACAAGGataacagaaaggaaagaaaagacattaaaaGTAATGAACAGTGCAGTAGGGGAAATGTCGGCAAATACAAAAGAGAAGTACATCAGAGCACTGGAAATGATGGTGACAGTGAAGAGGGGAATTCAGATCTTCAACAGAAGCTGAAAACCCTTTCAGAGAAGGCTAGTAAAAATGAGTTGCAACAAAAAAGTCAGAGCATCAAACTCAAATGTAGTCCAAGTGTAGAAAGAAGAGTAGAAAGGGGTGTTTCTTCCTGGGAGAAACAAACAGCTGGTAAAGACAGATTTCAAACAAGAGGTGAATTGTATGCTGATGAGAGATtacaaaatgcattaaaaaaagacGTTAAAACACATGATAAAGGAGAAAAGCATGCTggccaaaaaaataaaccaaatgaAAAGCTGCAAGGACATCCAaggaggtctggaagggggagCAGTCCACACTCAAAGAATGAACATTCAAAGAGTCTTCATGAATCACGTAAATGTCGTCTGGAAGAGTCTAGAAAAGTAAAACATATTGACAGCAAGAGAGACAGGGGAACGGATGATCATACCTCTCGAGAAGGAAGAACTTCACCTTCTAATTCCAACAGCAGAGAGCATAAATATGCACGCTTGAAGGAAAGCAGCAGTAGATATGAATGGGAAACAGCACATTCCAAATCAGAAAGAcacagaactgaagaaaaaaggaaaagagaaagagaggatCAGGATGAAAATAGGcattttagaaatgaaaaaaaacttgcaaaaaaaTTTTGTCACCAGTCTGTAAAAGACTCCAAGAAAGGTACAAATGTTACAAAAAGTGAGAGAAACAAATTCTGTAAGCTGGAAGAAACATCCACAGTTGCAGATAACTTGAAAGACCATAAAGTTCCCAAAACTAAAGATAACCACACTGGGACAAAAAACAAAGACTTAAAACTTAGCTTTATGGAAAAGCTAAATTTAACTCTTTCTCCTAATAAGAAACAATGTCTCTCTGCAACAGATGGACTTAAAACACCTTTTCGAAAGGCCGCTGACGAGAGAGGAACAGAGCTCACACTGCAAGCACAACTCTTGCATTCTACCCACCCTGTAGGCTGTGATCCCATGGAGCAAACTCTGCAAGTTCTGGATGGTGAAGCTCAGAGCAACATGGAACCAGCACTCCCTGTTTCTGTCAGTTCTGAAAATGAAGCCTCGGAAGACGCAGCAGCAGATCCAGCACAGTCTGCAATGCTGCCAGCAGGGGCAACTGATGAACCCATCTCAGAAACCTTACCAGAAGCAGAAGTGGGTCAGGTACAGCCCCAAGTCttgccaggagcagcagaggtgcTGGTTCCTGATGTGGTGCAGGCTGACACgtcaggagctgcagaggctTGTGATCTGGTTGAATCAGAAGTCTCAGTAACAGCAGTGGCAGTGATGGGGCTGAACCACCCTGTATCTTTGCCCTTGGAGGTGACAGGGAGTGTGACAGAGTGTGAAAACTTGCCTGGGACAGGGGTGGGTGTGATGCAGGATGATAATGTACCAGCACCAGAAGTCACACAACCTGAACCTGTCAGTGAAAGTATGGGAGCCCTTCCAGAGtcagcagcagggaagaaagaggaagatgaaACATGGCTAGCTGCTGACATAGAAAGCTCTGCAGACCAATGTGGCTCTCAAAATGTTGTCTTAGATGAATCAGAAGCCAGAAGTTCTGGTGACATGAAGTCCTCTGATGTTGCAGATGGTATCAGTGAAACAAAACTAGACTCTTTAATGGGAGTGATGAGGGATGATGGTAACTTGGCTGCAGAAAGTGCTAAGTATCCCACTGAGGAAAAGGATATCTGCAAAATTAGTATGAGTACATCCCAGTCACTGGACAGAACTATGATAACTGATAGGGATGAACCACTGGTTGAACAAAATGCTTGTGATCTAGAGACAGACCTAGCTGATATCAGTACAGCAACAGCATCTTCTCTCAGTGGTGAGATGTGTCCTGTAACTAAAGAGAGGGAAACTAACCCAATTCCTGTTGATGATGACAGCTCAATACTGAGCATTGATCTCAATCACTTGAGGTATATTCCGAAGGCAATCAGCCCATTGAACAGTCCAGTGCGCCCTTTGACTAAACCAGTAAAGATGGAAAGTCCCTGTAAAGGCCTTGTGAAGACTTATAACAAAG aTTTAATTCCTGAAAGTACGGTTGTCATCTGTCCATCAAAGAATTTGTCAAAGGAGGtaaacaaagaaaatcaaaagccTATTAGCATGTCTGATGAACACTTAGAGGTGGAGTCTCAGCTAAGTATCTCTTCAGATGAAATAGAAGAAGGAGAAATTGTAAGTAGCgatgaagatgaagaagaaTCTAAACCAGAAAGAGGCtctcaaaatacagaaaagtcaGGACCAAAAGCTTCTTCTGAGACACGAAATTTGACCAGCAGTCCACAGAATCAAAATAGCAAAACTGTGCGTTGCAATGAAGATAGtagaaaatttgtttctgtgaaaGTAAGCACAAAGAAGAACGGAGAGAGGCATAAAGGTCAGACTTTCAAAGTCAGATCTTCAAGGGATATTAAGAAGAACAAAACTGTGAGCATTGCTTGTCTTGAAAAAATAGTTCATGTTATTGTTGAACCTTCAAATATACAAGAAATCATGCAGATGCTAAGAGCTGTACGAAAACAGATGAGGAAAAGTTACATGAAGTTCAAGGTACACTTCCCAgttcagcattttcacagaattatagaatctgGGATCATAAATTTTACAGCATTAATAAGATACTTGAACTTTTCCAAGATGTGTACTTTAGGCGATACATTAAAATTGAATATCTGTGATATTATAGAGTCCAAacttaaaaaagttaaaaagaatgCAATAGTGGACCGTCTCTTTGAACAGCAAGTGTCAGATATGAAAAAACAGTTGTGGAAATTTGTAGATGAACAGCTTGATTACTTATTTGAAAAGATAAGGAGAATTATAATAAAGCTATGTGATGTGGGAAATGGGAGTGAGGAGGGTAAGTTTGAAAGGGCAGGAGAGCAAAACCACAAGATTAAAAATGATGTGCAGAGATCAAGAAAAAAGTCCCTGAAAGCCAGTTCTCAAAAGCCTGAAGAATATATCATTTCAAAGCAGATTGTGGATTATCAACaccatgagaaaaataaaacaggtgCACCAAAAACTGCCTTTACAAAATGTCTTAACTCCATTGATAACACAAGGAATTCTCAAACAAAAGTGCACCTCTCTAAAGAGAATAATGTGCAAGGGACTCTTACTCCATTGAAGGCTGTAAAATATGAAAAGGAAGGATTCCAGCTATCCAGAGATGCTAACAAGTCTGATCTTAGTTATGAGCTTCTCACAGAACAACAAGCATCCAGTCTTACATTTAATCTTGTAAGTGATGCTCAAATGGGTGAAATTTTCAAAAGCTTATTGCAAGGTTCTgatctcttggaaaaaaatggtgGCAATATCAATAGAAATGAATGTGAATTCAGGACtccagaaaaacagtttttaggCAGTCATAAATGCAGAGGTAATGCTGCAGAATTGGGGCAGGAGATTGCTCCAAAGGAGGCATGTGTGGAATCTAAAACAGAACAGGATATTAACTGGACTGTTGTTTCACCTGTAAGAGCTCCCTCATTAGCATCCAGGACTCATATGCCTGTTGATCCAGATGTGCTGGATGAGAGCTGTATGTTTGAGGTTTCTGCAAATGCAGCTTCATGCAAAGAAGATGAATGCAATTTACAGAAGAATAAATTGTGTGTTTCTTCTATCCTCCTTGAAGATTTGGCTGTTTCTTTAACTATTCCATCACCTTTGAAATCAGATGCTCACCTCAGCTTCCTAAAACCTGAGAATAATTCTGGCTCAACTCCTGAGGGTGTTGTCAGTGCACATTACAGTGAAGATGCGCTTCTTGGAGAGGAGGATGCCACTGAACAAGACATTCATTTGGCCTTAGAATCAGATAACTCTAGCAGTAAATCAAGTTGTTCATCATCGTGGACAAGTCGGCCTGTTGCTCCCAGTTTTCAGTGTCGCCCCAGCCTTCCAATGCAAGCAGTAATCATGGAGAAATCCAACGATCATTTTATTGTAAAGATTAGGCGTGCAATGCCATCTGCCTCACCAGCATCTGATCGCTTGGCTTCAGTGAAGGAGGTGCAGGCATCCTCAACAAAGattggaaaagaagaaataagaactgggggaaaagaaaagggcaGTCAGAGTGCAACAGCAGCCACTGTGAAAGAAACTGTCAAACCAGATGTGGATCAGTTGCCTCATGTCTGGGCTGAACACGAACAAAATCATGCCTTACCTCAGGTTCCGAAGGAGTCACATAATAGCATTGGAAAGGAAGAAACTACAGGGTTGCTTGGACCCTCaaacacagagagctgcgaCACTAAAAGCCCAGATAaaagctctgagcaatctgagGCACACAAGTTGAAAGTattcaaaaatataaatgaaatgcATGTTAGATCTCAAGcttcttttcctgctgaatGCAGCATGAAGTCATACCTAACCTTAGCAGACAATATTGTCAGTGGAACTTCATGTCATGCAGTGGAATCCAGAGCAGATAATGGGACACAGGCAACTTCTACAGGAAACCCAGAAGTCAGTGATAAAAAGGAAGAACTTAAAGAGTGCTTCAATGCATCTATAGACTTAACAGAAGAGCTTTCCAATGAGACTGTAGCAGGCAAATGTAATCTTGAAATAAAACCCACTTCAAAGACTGGTGGAGGGTGCCAGATAAGTATAGATGATAAAACaagtaaaaagaggaaaaaggaggcTGTCAGAGATAATTCCAACGCAAAAAGGCAACGAAAAGAAACTGACTCAGGAGGTGAGGGGAGCGATGAAAGTGATGTCAAGtctgaagaaataaattcaCCACCCCAACAATGCTCCAATAAGAAGAATGAGCTGCAGCAGAACAAAGACTCTTCTCCTTTGGTTTCATCTCCATCGTCACCTAGCCTGTATGCCaaaaacatcattaaaaagAAGGGAGAGGTAGTAGTTTCCTGGACAAG AAATGATGACCGAGAAATTTTACTGGAATGTCAGAGAAAAGGACCATCAAGCAAAACCTTTGTTTCCTTGGCCACTAGGCTCAACAAAAGCCCAAATCAG